Part of the Alosa alosa isolate M-15738 ecotype Scorff River chromosome 18, AALO_Geno_1.1, whole genome shotgun sequence genome is shown below.
CACCTGCTGCATTTTGGATGCCAATGGTCACCCAGTGGCCTGGATTCTTACATATGCGTATTGTGCCATGGGGATGTTGTACACACGTCCAGAACACAGACGGAAAGGCTATGCTAAGATCCTTATTAGTGCCATGTCAAAGAGACTCCACGCTCAGGGCTACcctgtgttttgtttcattgaaGAAGAGAACCAGCCCTCTTATAGGCTTTTTACAAGTTTGGGTTTCAAAGAAGACCCCTCCTACAGAGCTGCCTGGTTTCATTTCAACTAAGTTAGTATTTGCCAATAAAATGATCAGAACATCAGTTTACATCAGACAAATTACAGTATACTAACATTAGTTACTTTACATCCATAATGAAaattagagaaggagagaaccGGCTCTCATAACAGGCTTTTCAAAAGTGTGGGTTTGCATAACAGGGCAACCGATTACAGGGCTACTGGTTTTTCTGGCTTCAGCCATGCAATAGGCAAATTACATTAGTTTACTTACATGACTAAATTACACTACATCCATACCATCCATGAAAGGTATTTTTTtcacaaatgacatttcatgTATCTTCACTGTGGTGTATCAGATCCTACCAGCAAAATTTGAGTGTTTCTCAAACGGTTAGAGGAGAACAGGAATTTCCATAAGCCTTAATACTCCATTAGATGGGGTGTGTATAAAACTTAAATGTTAATCTGTTTATGCTTACATTATGTAAGAGTAATAGATTGCTAATATTTATCACATTTTCATTAACAAAATGATATTGCACTTGAAtgacaaataaaaaatcatGCTATTCAAATACAATACATGAAGGAGATTAAGGTAgactttataaaatataaatgtaaattacCATGCATTTTCaacagcattttttttgttgctgttatgCAACAGTTGTTCATATAATCAGCAACATCAAGTGTTTCTCTGAGAGTTAGGGGagaatgcattaaaaatgtACTGCGAATTCAGGCAAAAATTGAAATCTACtgaatgtttacatgtgttaaCATAAATGTCGATCACATTTTTATTTGCTTTAGGAAAGTGAAACAAGGAATACAGATTTTGCGAGCTGTATCTACTCTGTGATTTACATGTGTACATTTGTGAATGCTAAAAAACTTACTGTATTCAACAACATAACTAGTCATGCTTGACTAGATCGCTGAGTGATTTCAACtgtaatgtaatgtcaactggtgatggttttcctgtttgtatctgtgtaatgtgatgtataTGTGCTGTTGTGATATATGTGGGTGGGGTATGTGGTGGCAGGGTGGTGGGTGAAGAACCGTCACTATGTGTATCtatgtatttcatgtctgtgaggcttgtatggtatgtgaaaacaaatttcctatgtaaggacaaataaactaactaagtaagatttcttgattgtatttttattattattattgtatcaCAAGTTGGATTCCTTATCCATTTGACAGTACTTGAAGGAATCATCTTGAAACACTGACTTCTTTTAGatattaaaacatttatttagaaaaataACTAAAACCATAGAAACAAGGTTTCATAATGTGCATGTCAGTCATACATAGTACAGATACTTGATATGAATGCAGGTGCATTTGAGGTATATGTTATTTACTTCTTATAAAGTTCAAGTCGAAGCAGCCATTTTTCCCAGTACTTTGTAACTTTTTCAAAGTCAAGAAAGTGGGGGTGAGCTGGTGAGCCGTCCTTGTAGGCCACCacaatcagaccattctttatCTGCATGGGGGGCAAAGAAATGTTGGAAGACATTTACATCCCAAAAGATGCATGTGGTTTCAGTAGAAATTGTAATCAGTACATCACCTGGTAACTATAGTTGTCGTCACTGTTCAAGGCTCCAACATATGCAGCAACCTGGATAGGATTGTCATACGTGTTGTGGAGAAAGGGCTTAGATTTCTCTGAAGTCTTCCAGTCAATTGCACAAAGTGTCCCTCTGTAAAGAAAATGTAAAGGTTATGCAGCCTCTGCAGATATTATACAGAACTTTTGTGGATTTGTTAACCTTTCGTTAAGTAGAGAAAATGTGTACGCAAGTGGTACTTTAAATCACTAAATTAGGGACAGGCAGTAGGAGCAAAAACTGGCTCTGCCAATTGCTTACCATCCCGCGCCACTACCCGAGGCACTCACCTACTCTCCCGATGCACTTTGCCTAATGTCCTGCGCCACTGTCTTGTGCCACTTGCCTACTGTCCCGTGTCATTTTGCCAACTATACTAATCCCAACTCTAACCCTAGCCCGTGGAACAGTTGGCAAGTGGCGTGGGACAGTAGGCGAGTGGCACACGACAGGAGGAGACAGAAGGTAAGCTGGAGAAAATTAGGTCTACTAAATTTTAGAAAGCTTTGTAACTGCAGGAGAGTGGGAAAATATGTGCCAGCAAATACTCACCTGTAGCGAGCTACACAATCAACTATTCCAACATAATTCAAATGCTGGTGTTGTACTGCACTCTCAATGGCTCTAACTTCATTGATATCCTCAAGGACGTGTTGGATACTTTCTAAGTATCCCGTTGTGTCTTCAGTGCATTCAGTTTCTTCGCTTTCAGAAGGAGCAAGTGCATTCTCAAGTGCAGAATGAAATAACTTCCCTTGTTTGAAAAGGTCTGAAATAGAGAGGATTACAAAAAAGCGTTTCACAACACATAATTGACTCCATGTAGGCTTGTGTTATTTTGTGATGGTAACATTTCAGATTAAGAACTTACTTGAGGTGTATGCCTTGAAGCCTTCCTCTCCCAGCTCTGCAATCATTCTCCTTTTCCATCTCTCCAGGTAAAACAACTGCTCCGGAGACATGGTCTGTTGGAGAATGCGAGTGACACTGGGCATACCAGATCTTTCTGGCCCTTTTGGAAGCGACCACCGAGCAGGATTCCCATGGTCATATTCTACAGAAAGCATCGTTTTTTCTGCTTTTAAAAGAGGGTAAACGTTTTTCGGCACAAGAGGCATGTGTTTATGAAAAGATGATTTGACGACTGGACCATACAGTTTGTTGTCCTCGTCCTCAAGCGACTCTGGAGTTTGGGAGCTGACCCTTGATGAGACAACTGCCTTAACAAGGGAAGAGTAGCGCTCTGTATCAACCATTCCATATTGACTTTGTTTTTTTCGAGATGTCCATACGCAAGACGTTGAGAAACACGACTCAACAAATACAGTGTTGCAGTGTTTCAACAGGCCATAAACAATCCTCTTGGATTTTGTACGAGGAATCAACATCCCAATCGGCATAGTTCACTTATGGGTGATGTTGTCCACCGTGATTGTTCTGGTATCACGCGCGAATTTAGCTTAATCTCGGCGCATGCTGAATATGTCAGCTAATAAAATATAACCATAAACTACTGTGTCCACCATGTAAATCTTGGAGATTTTGGATAAACTATTCGCGGTACAAGACAAAAGTTATTTACACACCTCATAAACCGCCATTCTTTTCATGCGTGTTTCAGAGAAAGGGGTCCGGACGGGCACTTCCTCCTCTAATCTTTTCTTTGTTCCATGGTTTTAATCTTTTAGAATGTAGCTATTCGGGATATATTCATTATGTTTCTGATATTATTTTGCCATTGACATTTAGACAAACATGATCACATTTCTCTACTGAGTCCTAAAAGATTGAAGAAAAAAGTCTTTCGTTTGTGTTTAATCTCGCAATGTTTCTTTACTTTTCTCATAGAGAACACCAATTCCAAAATGAACAATATTtcgtaggctacagaataataCATGATACATGTTGGTAGAAATCATGCATTACCAGTAAGATGCGAAGAGGATGAGGATTTTTACAAACATATCCAGTCCATACCGTCAGTTAATATCACTTCCTCGTGGGAGGTGGCAATTACGGCTTGACTGACATTCCTGTAGTGTAATCATATGGGCTTTGACAGGCTTCTGTCCAATCGAAGTTAGCCGTGGACAGCGTCTGCCTAGGACAAATGAGTGAAAATTAGGCCGACGGATAGGTTGATAGGGATGAAAACGTAGGAGCTGGTGAATGGCCAGTGAAATTGTAAAATTTGTATCTGAAACCTTTTGAGGAAGTACCCTAGGCGAACTTTTTCACCATGACATCAACTACAGAAGAAAATGATAAAGAGAAGGTAACTTACCAACCAACGTGAAACTGATTTGTTGAAATTACATATTGCTTAGTTTTGTAACCCCTTTAACTCAAATTTGGGTTATGGATCTTGCAAGCTAGCCCAACAACGCTAGCTAGCACAGCTAATCGGTTGGTGTAACGTTAGATCTGACGGCAATGCTACATTTGTTAGCGAGATGACCAGCTAGCTTGCTAATTTATTATTTGGTGATTACTTAGTTATTGTCAACAATTCAGCAGTATCAAGAGCGTTAATGACAACACCTGTTGTGCTTATTACCTCATCAGGTAGCCAGCATAAATTAATGTCaaactgttttatttcttttgaTGCCGATTTTAAAGTAACGGAATCAGTCAGAGGTCGTCCTGACATAGTAACTTGTTATCTAGCTGATATTAATAATACAACGGTTACATTTACAGTATTAatagtaacgttaacgttttttCATGGTAAAAATGTTTTGCAAGCTGCTGATATCCCTGCACTTCACTGGGACCCAATGCTAAGGGATGGTGGCTAAATCTGCAGTGAATATGACAGCTCAATCATGCAGGTCACTGTTTGCATGACCCCCTAACTTTACAGTATACAACGTTACGGGCATATGCACTGACATTACTTTGCTATCATACAGGCAGCGTTGAGGAGCTGTGTTATTACGTTTAGTAATTTAGTTGTTGTTCATAATGAACTCTTCAGTCATGAATGGAAAGTATCATTGGAAAGTTACTGTAAATGAGTAAATATCAATCTGAAGATTCAACAGTTAGCTATTTTAATCTGAGTAAATGCAATACCTTCCCTGGGGATTTGTAGTTGGAAATCTGTTTCACGGGAACTTGTGATTCAGCTGACATTGGAGTGTTGTTGCCTCATAGTATAAACTGAGAAGATAAATGGTCTGTAATGGGAGACAAAATGGCCTTTCATTTGAATTATCTCCAAGACATGGTGGCGcttgatgtaggctatttggagtGAACGTTTAAGAAAAATCAAATTAACAAGTGAAGTAGAGGGAGACAACTGGAGCTGGCATACCATTTAGCCATGGTCTGGCTGAGACATCTGGAATTTATGAAATAAAGCTAAATCTCGGGTATTTCGGCCTCGGTCAAGTCCAGTAAGTCATTCTAAATTCTTTCAAACTGTTTCCTGCACACAGCTCTTTGGATAGTCGGTCCCGTCTCAGTAACAAAGTGGAAAGAAAAACCTACTTTAGCGGGGCAGAGAGATCCGAACTGAGAATTAGGCCTATAGTAGACCATATTCTGAACATTACTGATGCAATTAATATGTGACTTCAAGTGCTGGTGGTTAGTCTCTTTAATCCAGATCAGATGACCTGATGAGCTTCCTGTGTGTCTGCACCAAAGGAAGTAAAAGGGGGGTACCAAAcctatttcttttcttttctagcTCCGGTCTGTGTCAGTGGACCTGAACCATGATTCCTCCCTTCTCATTGACATTCCGGATGCTCTCTGTGAACGAGATAAGGTCAAGTTCACTGTCCACACCAAGGTACAGTTGAGCTAGTAACTCAAAGGAACATTGGCTACAGTGTATTTGACTGTGTGATTGTGACGAAAAACATTTAGAGAGACACATAgagtcttgtgtgtgtctcactca
Proteins encoded:
- the mgme1 gene encoding mitochondrial genome maintenance exonuclease 1 isoform X2; the encoded protein is MPSVTRILQQTMSPEQLFYLERWKRRMIAELGEEGFKAYTSNLFKQGKLFHSALENALAPSESEETECTEDTTGYLESIQHVLEDINEVRAIESAVQHQHLNYVGIVDCVARYRGTLCAIDWKTSEKSKPFLHNTYDNPIQVAAYVGALNSDDNYSYQIKNGLIVVAYKDGSPAHPHFLDFEKVTKYWEKWLLRLELYKK
- the mgme1 gene encoding mitochondrial genome maintenance exonuclease 1 isoform X1, encoding MPIGMLIPRTKSKRIVYGLLKHCNTVFVESCFSTSCVWTSRKKQSQYGMVDTERYSSLVKAVVSSRVSSQTPESLEDEDNKLYGPVVKSSFHKHMPLVPKNVYPLLKAEKTMLSVEYDHGNPARWSLPKGPERSGMPSVTRILQQTMSPEQLFYLERWKRRMIAELGEEGFKAYTSNLFKQGKLFHSALENALAPSESEETECTEDTTGYLESIQHVLEDINEVRAIESAVQHQHLNYVGIVDCVARYRGTLCAIDWKTSEKSKPFLHNTYDNPIQVAAYVGALNSDDNYSYQIKNGLIVVAYKDGSPAHPHFLDFEKVTKYWEKWLLRLELYKK